A genomic region of Mus musculus strain C57BL/6J chromosome 7, GRCm38.p6 C57BL/6J contains the following coding sequences:
- the Zfp606 gene encoding zinc finger protein 606 isoform 1 (isoform 1 is encoded by transcript variant 1), with product MAAINPWPSWGTLMDQSWGMAAPEPSVSWALCPQDPAWHMEGSAEEDGRKTGGLPVAQVEEPVTFKDVAVAFTQEEWGQLDLVQRTLYRDVMLETYGHLLSVGNQIAKPEVISLLEQGEEPWSVEQGYPKSSCPEWMRNTESKALIPAQSVSEEEQSSNGMMLERYIWDNPWLSRLGVLGYGDQLEMYHMNQSTGMRQMVFMQKQVLSQRGSEFCELGTEYSQSLNLIPSQRVSQLERFYKPDTHLESWSCNSAIMYADKVTCENSDYNKAFCQSVQPVYPAKMQTGDNLFKCTDAVKSFNHIIQFGDHKAVHTGEKLYGYKEYHQIFNQSPSLIEYPKLQIGGNQYEKYKEYENIFYFSSFMEHQKIGSVEKTYKYNEWEKVFGYDSLLTQHTSTYTAEKPYEFNKCGTSFIWSSYLIQHKKTHPGEKPYECDKCGKVFRNRSALTKHERTHTGVKPYECNKCGKAFSWNSHLIVHTRIHTGEKPYVCNECGKSFNWNSHLIGHQRTHTGEKPFECTECGKSFSWSSHLIAHMRMHTGEKPFKCDECEKAFRDYSALSKHERTHSGAKPYKCTECGKSFSWSSHLIAHQRTHTGEKPYNCQECGKAFRERSALTKHEIIHSGIKPYECNKCGKSCSQMAHLVRHQRTHTGEKPYECNKCGKSFSQSCHLVAHRRIHTGEKPYKCNQCERSFNCSSHLIAHRRTHTGEKPYRCNECGKAFNESSSLIVHLRNHTGEKPYKCNHCEKAFCKNSSLIIHQRMHSGEKRFICNQCGRAFSGHSALLQHQKNHSEEKL from the exons ATGGCTGCCATCAACCCATGGCCCTCCTGGG GTACCCTCATGGACCAGTCTTGGGGGATGGCAGCTCCTGAGCCTTCTGTCTCCTGGG CTCTGTGTCCTCAGGATCCAGCATGGCACATGGAGGGAAGCGCTGAGGAGGACGGAAGAAAGACAGGTGGGCTCCCAGTAGCCCAAGTCGAG GAACCAGTGACTTTCAAAGATGTGGCTGTGGCCTTTACCCAAGAAGAATGGggacagctagaccttgttcagCGGACTCTGTACCgtgatgtgatgctggagacctatGGACACCTACTTTCTGTGG GGAATCAGATTGCTAAGCCTGAAGTCATCTCCCTTTTGGAACAAGGAGAAGAGCCATGGTCAGTGGAGCAAGGATATCCTAAAAGCAGTTGTCCAG AGTGgatgaggaatactgaaagcaAAGCGCTGATTCCAGCACAGAGTGTTTCTGAGGAAGAACAATCCAGCAATGGAATGATGTTAGAAAGATACATATGGGATAATCCTTGGCTCTCCAGGCTAGGAGTTCTGGGATATGGCGACCAGTTAGAAATGTATCACATGAACCAGAGCACAGGTATGAGGCAAATGGTCTTTATGCAAAAACAAGTACTTTCTCAACGAGGGTCTGAATTCTGTGAACTTGGCACAGAGTACAGCCAAAGCTTAAACTTAATTCCATCTCAGAGAGTTTCACAATTAGAACGTTTCTACAAACCTGATACACATCTTGAAAGTTGGAGCTGTAATTCAGCCATAATGTATGCAGATAAGGTTACCTGTGAAAATAGTGATTATAATAAAGCCTTTTGCCAGTCTGTTCAGCCTGTATACCCTGCAAAAATGCAAACTGGAGATAATCTGTTCAAATGTACTGATGCTGTGAAGTCTTTCAATCATATTATACAATTTGGTGATCATAAAGCAGTACATACAGGAGAAAAACTCTATGGATATAAGGAATACCATCAAATCTTTAACCAGAGCCCATCACTTATTGAATACCCCAAACTTCAAATTGGAGGAAACCAGTATGAGAAATATAAGGAATATGAGAATATCTTTTATTTCTCATCTTTTATGGAACATCAAAAAATTGGCAGTGTAgaaaaaacatataaatacaatGAATGGGAGAAAGTCTTTGGTTACGACTCATTACTTACTCAacatacaagcacatacactgcagagaaaccctatgaattcAACAAATGTGGAACATCTTTTATCTGGAGCTCTTACCTTATTCAGCATAAGAAAACTCAtcctggagagaaaccctatgaatgtgatAAATGTGGAAAAGTTTTTAGGAATCGTTCAGCCCTTACTAAGCATGAACGGACACACACTGGAgtaaaaccctatgaatgtaacaaatgtgggaaagccttcagttGGAATTCTCATCTTATTGTACACACAAGAATCCATACAGGAGAAAAACCTTATgtatgtaatgaatgtggaaaatcttTCAACTGGAACTCCCATCTTATTGGACATCAGAGAACTCACACTGGAGAAAAACCTTTTGAGTGCACTGAATGTGGCAAGTCTTTTAGCTGGAGTTCCCATCTCATTGCCCACATGCGGatgcatactggagagaaaccctttaaATGTGATGAATGTGAAAAAGCTTTTAGGGATTATTCAGCCCTTAGTAAACATGAAAGAACTCACTCTGGAGCAAAACCATATAAATGTACTGAGTGTGGAAAGTCCTTCAGCTGGAGCTCCCATCTTATTGCTCACCAGAGAACTCACAcgggagagaaaccttataactGTCAAGAATGTGGCAAAGCTTTCAGAGAGCGTTCAGCCCTTACAAAACATGAAATTATCCATTCTGGAAttaagccctatgaatgtaataaATGTGGAAAATCCTGTAGCCAGATGGCTCATCTTGTTAGGCATCAAAGGACTCATACTGGAGAAAAGCCCTATGAGTGCAATAAATGTGGAAAATCCTTCAGTCAGAGCTGTCACCTTGTTGCTCATCGGAGAATTCACACTGGTGAGAAACCgtataaatgtaatcaatgtgaacGATCCTTTAATTGTAGCTCTCACCTAATTGCACACCGGAgaactcatactggagagaaaccgtaCAGGTGTAATGAGTGTGGGAAGGCATTTAATGAGAGTTCTTCCCTTATTGTACACTTGAGAAACCATaccggagagaaaccctacaaatgtaatcattGTGAAAAAGCTTTCTGTAAGAATTCTTCCCTGATTATTCATCAGAGAATGCATAGTGGCGAGAAACGCTTTATATGCAATCAGTGTGGAAGAGCCTTTAGTGGTCATTCGGCCTTACTTCAACATCAGAAAAACCATAGTGAAGAAAAACTGTAA
- the Zfp606 gene encoding zinc finger protein 606 isoform 3 (isoform 3 is encoded by transcript variant 3) — MQEPVTFKDVAVAFTQEEWGQLDLVQRTLYRDVMLETYGHLLSVGNQIAKPEVISLLEQGEEPWSVEQGYPKSSCPEWMRNTESKALIPAQSVSEEEQSSNGMMLERYIWDNPWLSRLGVLGYGDQLEMYHMNQSTGMRQMVFMQKQVLSQRGSEFCELGTEYSQSLNLIPSQRVSQLERFYKPDTHLESWSCNSAIMYADKVTCENSDYNKAFCQSVQPVYPAKMQTGDNLFKCTDAVKSFNHIIQFGDHKAVHTGEKLYGYKEYHQIFNQSPSLIEYPKLQIGGNQYEKYKEYENIFYFSSFMEHQKIGSVEKTYKYNEWEKVFGYDSLLTQHTSTYTAEKPYEFNKCGTSFIWSSYLIQHKKTHPGEKPYECDKCGKVFRNRSALTKHERTHTGVKPYECNKCGKAFSWNSHLIVHTRIHTGEKPYVCNECGKSFNWNSHLIGHQRTHTGEKPFECTECGKSFSWSSHLIAHMRMHTGEKPFKCDECEKAFRDYSALSKHERTHSGAKPYKCTECGKSFSWSSHLIAHQRTHTGEKPYNCQECGKAFRERSALTKHEIIHSGIKPYECNKCGKSCSQMAHLVRHQRTHTGEKPYECNKCGKSFSQSCHLVAHRRIHTGEKPYKCNQCERSFNCSSHLIAHRRTHTGEKPYRCNECGKAFNESSSLIVHLRNHTGEKPYKCNHCEKAFCKNSSLIIHQRMHSGEKRFICNQCGRAFSGHSALLQHQKNHSEEKL, encoded by the exons ATGCAG GAACCAGTGACTTTCAAAGATGTGGCTGTGGCCTTTACCCAAGAAGAATGGggacagctagaccttgttcagCGGACTCTGTACCgtgatgtgatgctggagacctatGGACACCTACTTTCTGTGG GGAATCAGATTGCTAAGCCTGAAGTCATCTCCCTTTTGGAACAAGGAGAAGAGCCATGGTCAGTGGAGCAAGGATATCCTAAAAGCAGTTGTCCAG AGTGgatgaggaatactgaaagcaAAGCGCTGATTCCAGCACAGAGTGTTTCTGAGGAAGAACAATCCAGCAATGGAATGATGTTAGAAAGATACATATGGGATAATCCTTGGCTCTCCAGGCTAGGAGTTCTGGGATATGGCGACCAGTTAGAAATGTATCACATGAACCAGAGCACAGGTATGAGGCAAATGGTCTTTATGCAAAAACAAGTACTTTCTCAACGAGGGTCTGAATTCTGTGAACTTGGCACAGAGTACAGCCAAAGCTTAAACTTAATTCCATCTCAGAGAGTTTCACAATTAGAACGTTTCTACAAACCTGATACACATCTTGAAAGTTGGAGCTGTAATTCAGCCATAATGTATGCAGATAAGGTTACCTGTGAAAATAGTGATTATAATAAAGCCTTTTGCCAGTCTGTTCAGCCTGTATACCCTGCAAAAATGCAAACTGGAGATAATCTGTTCAAATGTACTGATGCTGTGAAGTCTTTCAATCATATTATACAATTTGGTGATCATAAAGCAGTACATACAGGAGAAAAACTCTATGGATATAAGGAATACCATCAAATCTTTAACCAGAGCCCATCACTTATTGAATACCCCAAACTTCAAATTGGAGGAAACCAGTATGAGAAATATAAGGAATATGAGAATATCTTTTATTTCTCATCTTTTATGGAACATCAAAAAATTGGCAGTGTAgaaaaaacatataaatacaatGAATGGGAGAAAGTCTTTGGTTACGACTCATTACTTACTCAacatacaagcacatacactgcagagaaaccctatgaattcAACAAATGTGGAACATCTTTTATCTGGAGCTCTTACCTTATTCAGCATAAGAAAACTCAtcctggagagaaaccctatgaatgtgatAAATGTGGAAAAGTTTTTAGGAATCGTTCAGCCCTTACTAAGCATGAACGGACACACACTGGAgtaaaaccctatgaatgtaacaaatgtgggaaagccttcagttGGAATTCTCATCTTATTGTACACACAAGAATCCATACAGGAGAAAAACCTTATgtatgtaatgaatgtggaaaatcttTCAACTGGAACTCCCATCTTATTGGACATCAGAGAACTCACACTGGAGAAAAACCTTTTGAGTGCACTGAATGTGGCAAGTCTTTTAGCTGGAGTTCCCATCTCATTGCCCACATGCGGatgcatactggagagaaaccctttaaATGTGATGAATGTGAAAAAGCTTTTAGGGATTATTCAGCCCTTAGTAAACATGAAAGAACTCACTCTGGAGCAAAACCATATAAATGTACTGAGTGTGGAAAGTCCTTCAGCTGGAGCTCCCATCTTATTGCTCACCAGAGAACTCACAcgggagagaaaccttataactGTCAAGAATGTGGCAAAGCTTTCAGAGAGCGTTCAGCCCTTACAAAACATGAAATTATCCATTCTGGAAttaagccctatgaatgtaataaATGTGGAAAATCCTGTAGCCAGATGGCTCATCTTGTTAGGCATCAAAGGACTCATACTGGAGAAAAGCCCTATGAGTGCAATAAATGTGGAAAATCCTTCAGTCAGAGCTGTCACCTTGTTGCTCATCGGAGAATTCACACTGGTGAGAAACCgtataaatgtaatcaatgtgaacGATCCTTTAATTGTAGCTCTCACCTAATTGCACACCGGAgaactcatactggagagaaaccgtaCAGGTGTAATGAGTGTGGGAAGGCATTTAATGAGAGTTCTTCCCTTATTGTACACTTGAGAAACCATaccggagagaaaccctacaaatgtaatcattGTGAAAAAGCTTTCTGTAAGAATTCTTCCCTGATTATTCATCAGAGAATGCATAGTGGCGAGAAACGCTTTATATGCAATCAGTGTGGAAGAGCCTTTAGTGGTCATTCGGCCTTACTTCAACATCAGAAAAACCATAGTGAAGAAAAACTGTAA
- the Zfp606 gene encoding zinc finger protein 606 isoform X1, whose product MEGSAEEDGRKTGGLPVAQVEEPVTFKDVAVAFTQEEWGQLDLVQRTLYRDVMLETYGHLLSVGNQIAKPEVISLLEQGEEPWSVEQGYPKSSCPEWMRNTESKALIPAQSVSEEEQSSNGMMLERYIWDNPWLSRLGVLGYGDQLEMYHMNQSTGMRQMVFMQKQVLSQRGSEFCELGTEYSQSLNLIPSQRVSQLERFYKPDTHLESWSCNSAIMYADKVTCENSDYNKAFCQSVQPVYPAKMQTGDNLFKCTDAVKSFNHIIQFGDHKAVHTGEKLYGYKEYHQIFNQSPSLIEYPKLQIGGNQYEKYKEYENIFYFSSFMEHQKIGSVEKTYKYNEWEKVFGYDSLLTQHTSTYTAEKPYEFNKCGTSFIWSSYLIQHKKTHPGEKPYECDKCGKVFRNRSALTKHERTHTGVKPYECNKCGKAFSWNSHLIVHTRIHTGEKPYVCNECGKSFNWNSHLIGHQRTHTGEKPFECTECGKSFSWSSHLIAHMRMHTGEKPFKCDECEKAFRDYSALSKHERTHSGAKPYKCTECGKSFSWSSHLIAHQRTHTGEKPYNCQECGKAFRERSALTKHEIIHSGIKPYECNKCGKSCSQMAHLVRHQRTHTGEKPYECNKCGKSFSQSCHLVAHRRIHTGEKPYKCNQCERSFNCSSHLIAHRRTHTGEKPYRCNECGKAFNESSSLIVHLRNHTGEKPYKCNHCEKAFCKNSSLIIHQRMHSGEKRFICNQCGRAFSGHSALLQHQKNHSEEKL is encoded by the exons ATGGAGGGAAGCGCTGAGGAGGACGGAAGAAAGACAGGTGGGCTCCCAGTAGCCCAAGTCGAG GAACCAGTGACTTTCAAAGATGTGGCTGTGGCCTTTACCCAAGAAGAATGGggacagctagaccttgttcagCGGACTCTGTACCgtgatgtgatgctggagacctatGGACACCTACTTTCTGTGG GGAATCAGATTGCTAAGCCTGAAGTCATCTCCCTTTTGGAACAAGGAGAAGAGCCATGGTCAGTGGAGCAAGGATATCCTAAAAGCAGTTGTCCAG AGTGgatgaggaatactgaaagcaAAGCGCTGATTCCAGCACAGAGTGTTTCTGAGGAAGAACAATCCAGCAATGGAATGATGTTAGAAAGATACATATGGGATAATCCTTGGCTCTCCAGGCTAGGAGTTCTGGGATATGGCGACCAGTTAGAAATGTATCACATGAACCAGAGCACAGGTATGAGGCAAATGGTCTTTATGCAAAAACAAGTACTTTCTCAACGAGGGTCTGAATTCTGTGAACTTGGCACAGAGTACAGCCAAAGCTTAAACTTAATTCCATCTCAGAGAGTTTCACAATTAGAACGTTTCTACAAACCTGATACACATCTTGAAAGTTGGAGCTGTAATTCAGCCATAATGTATGCAGATAAGGTTACCTGTGAAAATAGTGATTATAATAAAGCCTTTTGCCAGTCTGTTCAGCCTGTATACCCTGCAAAAATGCAAACTGGAGATAATCTGTTCAAATGTACTGATGCTGTGAAGTCTTTCAATCATATTATACAATTTGGTGATCATAAAGCAGTACATACAGGAGAAAAACTCTATGGATATAAGGAATACCATCAAATCTTTAACCAGAGCCCATCACTTATTGAATACCCCAAACTTCAAATTGGAGGAAACCAGTATGAGAAATATAAGGAATATGAGAATATCTTTTATTTCTCATCTTTTATGGAACATCAAAAAATTGGCAGTGTAgaaaaaacatataaatacaatGAATGGGAGAAAGTCTTTGGTTACGACTCATTACTTACTCAacatacaagcacatacactgcagagaaaccctatgaattcAACAAATGTGGAACATCTTTTATCTGGAGCTCTTACCTTATTCAGCATAAGAAAACTCAtcctggagagaaaccctatgaatgtgatAAATGTGGAAAAGTTTTTAGGAATCGTTCAGCCCTTACTAAGCATGAACGGACACACACTGGAgtaaaaccctatgaatgtaacaaatgtgggaaagccttcagttGGAATTCTCATCTTATTGTACACACAAGAATCCATACAGGAGAAAAACCTTATgtatgtaatgaatgtggaaaatcttTCAACTGGAACTCCCATCTTATTGGACATCAGAGAACTCACACTGGAGAAAAACCTTTTGAGTGCACTGAATGTGGCAAGTCTTTTAGCTGGAGTTCCCATCTCATTGCCCACATGCGGatgcatactggagagaaaccctttaaATGTGATGAATGTGAAAAAGCTTTTAGGGATTATTCAGCCCTTAGTAAACATGAAAGAACTCACTCTGGAGCAAAACCATATAAATGTACTGAGTGTGGAAAGTCCTTCAGCTGGAGCTCCCATCTTATTGCTCACCAGAGAACTCACAcgggagagaaaccttataactGTCAAGAATGTGGCAAAGCTTTCAGAGAGCGTTCAGCCCTTACAAAACATGAAATTATCCATTCTGGAAttaagccctatgaatgtaataaATGTGGAAAATCCTGTAGCCAGATGGCTCATCTTGTTAGGCATCAAAGGACTCATACTGGAGAAAAGCCCTATGAGTGCAATAAATGTGGAAAATCCTTCAGTCAGAGCTGTCACCTTGTTGCTCATCGGAGAATTCACACTGGTGAGAAACCgtataaatgtaatcaatgtgaacGATCCTTTAATTGTAGCTCTCACCTAATTGCACACCGGAgaactcatactggagagaaaccgtaCAGGTGTAATGAGTGTGGGAAGGCATTTAATGAGAGTTCTTCCCTTATTGTACACTTGAGAAACCATaccggagagaaaccctacaaatgtaatcattGTGAAAAAGCTTTCTGTAAGAATTCTTCCCTGATTATTCATCAGAGAATGCATAGTGGCGAGAAACGCTTTATATGCAATCAGTGTGGAAGAGCCTTTAGTGGTCATTCGGCCTTACTTCAACATCAGAAAAACCATAGTGAAGAAAAACTGTAA
- the Zfp606 gene encoding zinc finger protein 606 isoform 2 (isoform 2 is encoded by transcript variant 2), protein MAAINPWPSWGTLMDQSWGMAAPEPSVSWALCPQDPAWHMEGSAEEDGRKTGGLPVAQVEVRWNFCFSLKGHCVPGFSLTTLVDTVP, encoded by the exons ATGGCTGCCATCAACCCATGGCCCTCCTGGG GTACCCTCATGGACCAGTCTTGGGGGATGGCAGCTCCTGAGCCTTCTGTCTCCTGGG CTCTGTGTCCTCAGGATCCAGCATGGCACATGGAGGGAAGCGCTGAGGAGGACGGAAGAAAGACAGGTGGGCTCCCAGTAGCCCAAGTCGAGGTGAGATGGAACTTCTGCTTTTCCTTGAAAGGTCACTGTGTTCCCGGGTTTTCCCTGACCACCCTAGTTGATACTGTTCCTTAA